In Suncus etruscus isolate mSunEtr1 chromosome 15 unlocalized genomic scaffold, mSunEtr1.pri.cur SUPER_15_unloc_1, whole genome shotgun sequence, one DNA window encodes the following:
- the LOC126000449 gene encoding zinc finger protein 426-like, translating into MGTRDLRNSAQDTVTFPDVAVSFSLEEWLYLDVYQRKLYRDVMLETYQHLQALGHCMVKPALISWLEGGALGRLQRSAFAESELQLRQCTFQQFDFEKGSPRRNEKLGRESSLGFPHAIVGSPLSWH; encoded by the exons GACACAGTGACCTTCCCCGACGTGGCCGTGAGCTTCTCCCTGGAGGAGTGGCTATACCTAGACGTCTAtcagaggaagctctacagagatgtgatgctagAGACCTACCAGCACCTTCAGGCCTTAG GGCATTGCATGGTGAAACCTGcactgatctcctggttggaaggtgGAGCCCTGGGGAGGCTTCAGAGAAGTGCATTTGCAG AAAGTGAACTGCAGCTTCGTCAGTGTACATTTCAGCAGTTTGATTTTGAAAAGGGATCACCGCGTAGGAATGAGAAA CTAGGCAGGGAATCCAGCCTTGGTTTCCCACATGCCATTGTAGGCTCTCCACTCAGCTGGCACTAA